The Vibrio maritimus genomic interval AAACTAAGTCGTAGTTTTTCACCACATTCGCGATGACGGATTTGAGTGAACTCCCCGAGACGCGGGTAATGCGGGCTTTGCCCCGAAAGTCATACACCCCCGCTACTTTCTGTTTTTTGTATTGGGTTTCAACGAGCCTTAAAGGGATGTCCGCTTGTTTCATGAGGTCATCCCACACCTTTTTGAAACTGCCGGAAAAGACTTGTCCTTTTTCTGCTTTTTCTTGAAGTGCCGACTCATGGGCTGGCGTCACCGACCATGCAATATTGTGATAACCCCGACCGCGAAGCCAGCGTCTTAGCGTTTTCTCAATACTTTCCCCTTCAAACAGCACGTAGGTGTCTAATGCTTTGACAGGACGTTTTTTTGGGGCCGTTTGGGGGGTCACTTTGACATCGGTTTGAGCCAGCAGCGTTGGCATGAGTTTGGATAAATCCCGCTCGACTAGGTTCACGTTGGTTAACTCAAAGTATTCCCCTTGACCTTGATAATCAGGTTGGTTGGCGCACCCAGCTATCACACTGGTCATCAGTACGCCCATGACGAGCTTTTTCATAGGAGAACTCCTTTCGAAAAGGTGATTAAGCGATTTCTTCTATCGACGACAATCGTATTCCCTTCGCCTATCAACAATTGCAAAGCGTGTGTCACAGGCATGGTTCTATGCATTTTTGCGGCGGTTGGGATTGGTTGCTTTAAAATGGCGGCCGCGCTGGTTGGGGCGGGGAAATCGGTAATAATGTGATACCCAAGAGGCTCAAGTAGCCAGTTGGCGGCCTCACCAACGGTGTTGAGCTCTGGCGGGTAAATGGTTCGTGCCGATACATGCAAGGTATCGACTTCGGGTAAGGGGGCGGCGGTGGCGAGCACCGATGGGGCGGTTAGCGCCCCTAGCAATAGCCATTTTCCTAGTTTTTTCACAGGTACTCCTCGTAGAGATAGCGCCACGGGGTGAGATAAATATCGTCTTCCACCATGACATTGATGCTTTGACCGGCACGAATAGTCACGGTCGGTTTAAGGGCTAAGTATTTTTGAGCAATCGGGGAGGCTTGATTTCTCACGCTGGATGAAATGGCACTGGCATAGCTTTGGTCAGTTTCACCGGTGCCTTCCCAACTGGTGCTAGAGGCCAGCAAAGCATAAGCGGCAACACCAAAAAATTGAGCCAGATAGTGTCGGTCTACTTGGTCACCCACGGCGCCAATGCCTTCACGGTCAAGACCGGATGATTTAGATAAATCGACGCGGTTTCCGTTAGGAAGCACCACCCATGGCACCGTGAGTCCCATTCGGCTGTTGATGACCTCATTGACATTACTGATGGTGACGGACTTCAAAATGACTTCAGAGCCTTTTGGTATAAGGATATATTCCAAGTTCACGTCAAAAATATCTTGAGAGACGACTGCTTTGAACGTACCAGGGTGGTCACTGTTGGTTTTCATCATGGTGACGGCGGGAATGATGGTGCCGACCGGCACTTTCATCTTGCCTTCAATGCTGGCGTTATAGACGTTTTCTTCTGTAAAACCGGCAATGTTGGCAGGCGGCGCGTCAAAAGTTTGTGATAGCGAGCTAAGCTGCGCACTTTTTTGAACCGCCTCTTCTGGTGCGTAGTCACCTCGCAAGATTTGCGCCTTGAGCGCCTCGGCTTCTTGAATACGTTTGGCTATCATCTCTCGCTGTTCATCGCTTGAGCGAAACTCATCTCGCACGGTATTGGCTTCCATGGAGGATGTGACTCGAGATGATGTGACTTGATTAGGCTCGACGCTTTTTTGCAATGGCTCTCCACCTACCCATCGTGTTTTGAGTGAGCTTAATGCACGGCTGAGCTCTTCGAGTTCATGTTGCTGCTTAGCTTGCTCAAAAGGGTTGAGTACGACGGGAAGCGTTTGAGTGTGCGCCGGTGCCGGTTTAAGATCGGTATCCGCCATCATTTCATCCGTGTCTTTGGCTTGCTCTCGCGCGGTGGTGATGTCGCTGACCGCCTCCTTAAAATCTTCTGGTGATGACTGTTTAGGCTCAGTCTCTACCGTCTTATCGGTTGAGGTGAGCTCAGCAGGCGGGCTTTGGGTCAACATGAGTACAAAAAACAGCAAGAAGATAACCCCAAGTCCAGCCCCTAGCGTTAACCCTAGCTTTTTCCTATCGGTTGGACGTTGTTCACTCATAAGTTCCCTCGTGTTTGATTGTCACTTCTTGTGACGCTGAGCGTGACATCATCAATACGCAGGGTGAAATTCGGATAGATGCCAGTGACGCGGTACATGGCGTAAGCGTCTTCGTACTTCACAGGGGCGACGGCATTTTTGCCGCCAATCTGGGTTTCCACACTCAAAATGCCGCGGTTGGGGTTCGCCAGACGAATGTAGGTAAATTGACCATCGTCATATACATCGGAAATGGTGTTGTGGCCAACAAACGCTTTGCCTTCATCCCACTGGTAACGGGTGTAAATGCGATACCGATATTTTTTGAGCGCTTCGACGACCGCTTGTTTTCGCACTTGTTCGGTTCTTGCTGTTTGGTCGTTAAGCGCAGTTTCAAGCTGAGCAATACGGGCGGATTGTCCGCCTTCTGATAGCCTTTTGGAGGACATGAATTGACCAAGCGCTTGCTTTTGCGACTCAGAGTAATAGTGGTTGTCATCGGAGACGATAACGCAGGGGCTCGCTTTGTTTACTGAGGTACGGTGAGCCACAATGTCATAGATGTTGCCATCGTCGGTATAGGCGTAAATGGACGTTCTTGCGCCTTCATCAAGCTTTGAGTTGGGCTTGATTAAAATACTGTTTGTCCCTGGCATGGCATCGACATCCCACAATAGGGCATTGGATGTGACCGGTTTGGTGATGAGGTTACCTGGTAAGGAAACGCGCGTGCCGACGCTGAGCGCAGAGGAGACCTCTATAATGTGATTGGGGCGGTATTTGGTGGCGGTACATGTGGCTGCGTTCGTTACGCCCGCAAAGAGCAGGCAGCACAGAGCGCCCCACTGTATTGTGGTTAAGCGCATAAAAAGTTCCTTGTATGTGTTGAGCGGGGTTATTGGCGTTCGATATTGAGCTGGGCGTCGGTAATTTGAAGCCCGATAGGATTGAGTCTTAGAAAGCTCATGCTTTCTTCTGACAGTGAGCGTTTGTCCATAAGTTGCCACTGAAGACTGAGCACTAATGATTCAGAATGCTGGGCGCTGCGCTCTCGTGAAAAATACACGTTGCTGCGTATTCGAGTGCGTGATTGCCCTGAAAAGTCGGTAGCCGTCACTTGGTCATAGTGCTCAATATTACGAACGTGGATAGTGATATTGTCTCGACTTTTAGCAAGCGAAGCGGCTTTTTCAATGGCATTAAACCCATTAGGTGAGACAAAATGCGCCGCCATTGAGGGTGCCATGAGCGCCTTGGCTTCGGCCCAGTCATCGGCAATGGTGGCGGGCGTGACACCGTAGCGACTGATGGCAAAACGTGTCAGTAGAGCATCGATGGTGGTTTTGAAGTAGAGCTGAGAATCGTCTGGTTGATAATCCACCACAGACCAAGAGCCATTCGGTGCTAACTTCACGTAAATTAGCTCTTTATTATTTTGTGCTTTTTGAAACGCAAAAAAGCAAAATACGAGCGCGAGACTGACTGAAAGCGCCAGTACAACACACAGGATATACAGTCGATTACGTTCACTGCGTAGCAGAGCGTGAGGGTTAACGGGGCTCTCGTCTTCGACTGGCTCATTGGCGGTTGGCGTTAAAGGGAAAGGGGTCATAGCAAGTCTCCTTTATACAGGGCTTCCCATCAGTTTGGTGGCGAGTTTGGCGGCCATTTGTCCGGCGCCTCGATTGAGTGCTTTACTTGGTGAGGCCACACCGCCGACTAACTCTTTGGTAATACCGAGCACACTTAAGATGAGTATCATGCACAGCACCATCATAATGAGCATGTCTGAGATGCCGATATTTGCATCTTCTAAGGGAACGGCGCTGAGCGTGGGGTTATCTTGACGACATCCTGAAAAATCAAGACTCGAGCCACAATCAAGGAGTTTGGATACGGTTAACTGCGCTTTAAAGGCGAGAGCGGCAATGACGCCTGCGGCGCGTAGGAGTATCAGTAGCATGAGTGCCCCTAAAGTGAATCGAAACCACCCGTCAAAAAAAGGACGTGTGGCAGGGTGGGCGAGTAAAGGCACAAATAACGGACCTATCATCTTGGCCATGGCGACCAACAATACGCCCCAAGCGCCTACTAGCCACATCAGCAGATGCAAGATGGATGTGGTGAGCTCCCACAATATCGCCATGACCATTGACGCCATGGTCATTTGGAAAATCGATAAATCTTCGACGTAGATTTGGTTTAACGCATGAAAGAAATATTTAGATAGAAAAAAACCGTCTCGATTGCCAGTCCCTACGTCTAAAATGGTTAAGCCTACTTCATCAAAAAAGGCGTGCGAAATGGAAAACACGGTATCGTAGTTGACCCACAACAAAAGTGTGGCTATGACCATCAAGCTCGATTGCACGATGGAAGGGACGTCCAGACCGGTTAACATGAACTTGGCCACTTCGGTAAAGAACACGATGACCACGAGGGTGACAAGTAACGCTCTAATAAAAAACGCCCAGTCAGGATGTGCGGATAATTGACCGATGAAATGACTGACGGTCGCAAAAAACTCCGTAAGGAAAAGACTGTTATTCAAAGCGATACTCCTTTTCATCAATAGAGATGCCCTGCGCTTTCACCGCTTCAATTTTCTTTAGCTGAGCGATCTTGGCAGAGAGCACTGCGTGGGCCGATTGCTGCTCAAACTGATTGCTGTAACTCATGTTGGCCAGTTGCATCTCGTTGAGGTTGGCTATTTGCTCCATTAGGATTTGGTTTTGCTCGACGATAAGTTGCAAAGTGGCGAGCTCACTTTGATCGCCTAAGCTGAGTCGCTGCTCATCCAAATGAGCGATATCGGCACGGATTTGAGCGTTTGAGCGGCGGTAGTAATCCCGCTCGCTGGCACTGGTGTGGCTGTCACTGGCTAAGCGGTATGCCTGATTAAGATGGCTTGGGGTGGCGCCAATGGCGTTTTGAGACAACACATCCAGGTCGCCTTTGTCGGGTATGTCCGCATAACGCTGAGTGCTGGCGGTTGGCTGAGTTGGAGTCTCCTCTTTGAGGTAGTCCTCGTAAAGCTGATTAATGTCTCGATGCAGCCCTGGGTAATCTCGCTGCTCTAATTTACGCTCAAGGGCACTGACTTGATTAAGAAGGACTTGATACTCCCTCATCGTCTGCGTGTATTGGTCAAGCAATGTGGTGAGCTGATTAATGTTTAGCCCTGTTTGTGCCAGCATTTGCTCATAATCTTTGAGTATTTGCGTGTATTGAGTAACGGCTTGCAGGAGGTTGGCAACATCCATCACAGGAAAACCGGAGGCTTTTACCGGTTGAGGCGTGGTGGCTAAATGAATACTGAGGGTCAGTAAGGTTAAGGGCAGTATACGGTAGAGTCGCATAGGCTCCTCCTTTAGGTTAGGTTACAGGCCAAGCGTGTCAATAATGCTATCAATGGCTTTATCGACATCTGGCTCTGAGGTAAAGATGCGATTAGCGACCGCGGCCTCATGAGCAGTAGAGGTGGCAATGACGTATTGCTCTTTTTCGACAAAGAGGTTAATCACCGTTTTGATGCCAAGCTCAGGCTGAAGGATGTAGGCTTGCTGGTTTCGTTTAAGACCTAAAATCACGTCACAGTCGTCATCGTTTAGAAATGGGAACGCGGATTGATAAGCCTCTTTATCCATTTCCCCATCCGCCATGAAAAGAAACGTGGTGCAGGCACTTCGCAGTACGTCCCATTCCTCTAGGTCTTGGTAGTGTTTGGGGGATTGCGTCCAAAATCCCATTCCGCCCCCATGTTTGAACCAGGTTCTGGCTTTGGCAATTAAAAACTCCGCCGCACCTGGTTGGGCTAAGATGTATTGGCATTCATCGACATCGAGGAACTTGGCTTTTTCTCGATAATCGGGGTGCTCAAACAGTCTGACGGTGCGAAAGAACACTTCGGTATTGACCAGTGCGCTGAGGGTTTTATCGTCTTTAACTCCTTGAATGTTGTAGACCGAGAACGGTTTGTCTAAGGCACCAATGGCGTCCACATCGTTGTCAAACAGGTTGCCGTATTTACCGCCTCGCTTAAATTGCGCCAGTTTCTTATTCAGACTGGGGCCGCATTGCCCTAAAAGGGCGGACAAGGTGTTCAGTGGTGGTGCGGCGCTCATGGTGAGCCGAATCGCGTGGTTAAGCTCCTCTTGTTCATTGGCAGTGAGCACTCGAAGCTCTGGGGATTCGTTTTTCTCAAGCATGAGTAGTATCAGGTGCGTGATGTGTCTGGAAAAGTGGTCGTCATCTTCGCCAGTACACAGTTCAAAAGGGTTGAAGCCTTGAGTGGTCTGCGCACTATCTAAACGGAAAATGGCGCCGTCATCGGCAAAAAATCGTGCGGCGGGCTCTGAGCCCGCATCGACATCAAGCGCACAATATTGACCGCTTAGCTTAAAAAAGTGACTGGCAAGGCATAGCTTTAAGAAGGTTTTTCCGCTTCGTGTGGGACCGACACACGCGATGAGGCATTTCTCACCCACAAAAGGGGTGAAGTGAAACGGCACGCCATCATCGGTTTCAAACACATACACGGCTTCTTCTTGTTTTAGACCATGCATCCACGTCGGCACGCCTTTGCTTGAACGAAAAAAGAGCGATAGCGCAGCGGCTTGCGTGGTGCTTAAGACGCTTTGTCGGTAAGGCAGTGATCGCGCGCCAAGAAAAATGGATTCATAAGCGCGCAAAAGCCCGACGTTCTCCCAAAGCAAATGAAAGTCAGAGTTTTCTAAGACGTTACTGAGGCGCTTGATGCTTACCTTTAATGCCTCAGGTGAGGGCTCAAACACCACCAGTGTGCTGCTGTAGTGCCCGTAATGGTCATCGTCGTTTGAGATGGCTTCTAGGGCTTTCATGGTGTTATTTAACGCCGGATTGGCTTCGATTTTTTTACGCACATCTAGTCCCCCGGACTGACCGGTAACCAAATCCATTAATGAGAGCTGTGAGCGGTAAAGCGCTTGTTCCTTATCAGCAATCATTTGACGTTTTTGCGCTCGACTAAAAGGACTGAATTTAGAAAGCAGCAAGTAATTGCCTTTTTCCATCACAGGGTTTAACCCAGAAACAAAAGCGGCTTCTGGCAAAGCGTCATGCCCGCAGCCGGTGATAGAGGCAATGCG includes:
- a CDS encoding TrbI/VirB10 family protein, which gives rise to MSEQRPTDRKKLGLTLGAGLGVIFLLFFVLMLTQSPPAELTSTDKTVETEPKQSSPEDFKEAVSDITTAREQAKDTDEMMADTDLKPAPAHTQTLPVVLNPFEQAKQQHELEELSRALSSLKTRWVGGEPLQKSVEPNQVTSSRVTSSMEANTVRDEFRSSDEQREMIAKRIQEAEALKAQILRGDYAPEEAVQKSAQLSSLSQTFDAPPANIAGFTEENVYNASIEGKMKVPVGTIIPAVTMMKTNSDHPGTFKAVVSQDIFDVNLEYILIPKGSEVILKSVTISNVNEVINSRMGLTVPWVVLPNGNRVDLSKSSGLDREGIGAVGDQVDRHYLAQFFGVAAYALLASSTSWEGTGETDQSYASAISSSVRNQASPIAQKYLALKPTVTIRAGQSINVMVEDDIYLTPWRYLYEEYL
- a CDS encoding TrbG/VirB9 family P-type conjugative transfer protein; this encodes MRLTTIQWGALCCLLFAGVTNAATCTATKYRPNHIIEVSSALSVGTRVSLPGNLITKPVTSNALLWDVDAMPGTNSILIKPNSKLDEGARTSIYAYTDDGNIYDIVAHRTSVNKASPCVIVSDDNHYYSESQKQALGQFMSSKRLSEGGQSARIAQLETALNDQTARTEQVRKQAVVEALKKYRYRIYTRYQWDEGKAFVGHNTISDVYDDGQFTYIRLANPNRGILSVETQIGGKNAVAPVKYEDAYAMYRVTGIYPNFTLRIDDVTLSVTRSDNQTRGNL
- a CDS encoding VirB4 family type IV secretion system protein, with translation MTALNTVIPTVASINEGVLTDTGDLLGVLSLSGIEPRLNAKQKTAITLLLRHILQRLPFEVTLSQYYLHFDSPPLHFKPRTHPRAALLSTRRAQFLNQERHLNQSELYWAITIPPQVRFNALNRGFLTLCLSAIVDSDKRAQLFQALSYRGCTLLEETALQAQLEALDDTLASIDTGLGFKSLQNHRLSPGDIYNLQRTLIELNPKRLQSVQSAPQRHWDTLLANASVTPIMHQGIHTLKIEGENVVYARIASITGCGHDALPEAAFVSGLNPVMEKGNYLLLSKFSPFSRAQKRQMIADKEQALYRSQLSLMDLVTGQSGGLDVRKKIEANPALNNTMKALEAISNDDDHYGHYSSTLVVFEPSPEALKVSIKRLSNVLENSDFHLLWENVGLLRAYESIFLGARSLPYRQSVLSTTQAAALSLFFRSSKGVPTWMHGLKQEEAVYVFETDDGVPFHFTPFVGEKCLIACVGPTRSGKTFLKLCLASHFFKLSGQYCALDVDAGSEPAARFFADDGAIFRLDSAQTTQGFNPFELCTGEDDDHFSRHITHLILLMLEKNESPELRVLTANEQEELNHAIRLTMSAAPPLNTLSALLGQCGPSLNKKLAQFKRGGKYGNLFDNDVDAIGALDKPFSVYNIQGVKDDKTLSALVNTEVFFRTVRLFEHPDYREKAKFLDVDECQYILAQPGAAEFLIAKARTWFKHGGGMGFWTQSPKHYQDLEEWDVLRSACTTFLFMADGEMDKEAYQSAFPFLNDDDCDVILGLKRNQQAYILQPELGIKTVINLFVEKEQYVIATSTAHEAAVANRIFTSEPDVDKAIDSIIDTLGL
- a CDS encoding conjugal transfer protein codes for the protein MTPFPLTPTANEPVEDESPVNPHALLRSERNRLYILCVVLALSVSLALVFCFFAFQKAQNNKELIYVKLAPNGSWSVVDYQPDDSQLYFKTTIDALLTRFAISRYGVTPATIADDWAEAKALMAPSMAAHFVSPNGFNAIEKAASLAKSRDNITIHVRNIEHYDQVTATDFSGQSRTRIRSNVYFSRERSAQHSESLVLSLQWQLMDKRSLSEESMSFLRLNPIGLQITDAQLNIERQ
- a CDS encoding type IV secretion system protein; translated protein: MNNSLFLTEFFATVSHFIGQLSAHPDWAFFIRALLVTLVVIVFFTEVAKFMLTGLDVPSIVQSSLMVIATLLLWVNYDTVFSISHAFFDEVGLTILDVGTGNRDGFFLSKYFFHALNQIYVEDLSIFQMTMASMVMAILWELTTSILHLLMWLVGAWGVLLVAMAKMIGPLFVPLLAHPATRPFFDGWFRFTLGALMLLILLRAAGVIAALAFKAQLTVSKLLDCGSSLDFSGCRQDNPTLSAVPLEDANIGISDMLIMMVLCMILILSVLGITKELVGGVASPSKALNRGAGQMAAKLATKLMGSPV